Proteins encoded together in one Alteribacter keqinensis window:
- a CDS encoding TVP38/TMEM64 family protein, translated as MSFGWFSPVIYILIYTLRPLVLFPASVLSITGGLSFGPLLGTVYTLAGAAGSAAVAFWTARKLGKNIGKGSAGKGKAIQNQLEKKGFFYVLVLRLIPLFNFDLISYAAGISKVRFSAFILATVIGMTPGVFAFTYLGSSFVDGGFGTLIFAGSLFLIIMLVPLFFKDQVRSALGLNKDNDA; from the coding sequence TTGTCGTTTGGCTGGTTCAGCCCCGTTATCTACATACTCATATACACGCTGCGTCCGCTTGTTTTATTCCCCGCTTCTGTACTGTCCATTACAGGAGGTCTCTCTTTTGGCCCCCTTCTTGGCACTGTTTATACGCTGGCCGGAGCCGCGGGAAGTGCTGCGGTTGCTTTTTGGACAGCGAGAAAGCTCGGAAAGAACATAGGTAAAGGGTCAGCTGGAAAAGGAAAGGCCATTCAGAACCAGCTTGAAAAGAAAGGGTTCTTCTATGTGCTTGTATTAAGACTCATTCCTTTATTCAACTTTGACCTGATCAGCTATGCAGCCGGTATTTCCAAGGTGAGGTTTTCAGCCTTTATCCTCGCTACGGTAATTGGAATGACCCCGGGGGTTTTTGCCTTTACCTATCTTGGATCGAGTTTTGTGGACGGGGGATTCGGAACACTTATTTTTGCTGGAAGCCTGTTTCTTATCATTATGCTCGTTCCGCTCTTTTTTAAAGATCAGGTCCGGTCGGCTCTTGGTTTGAACAAAGATAATGATGCCTGA
- a CDS encoding NAD(P)/FAD-dependent oxidoreductase: MKNLVLVGGGHANLSIIKKQKKESHRDKNFTLISPDPYQYYSGMFSGFAEGIYSLNDIRIDLQSFCNAHGVTFVCDTAERIESEKKQLILSNNEPLAYDALSVNAGSYVQDPVPGVSEHALSLKPNFLFPEVVDQLRYSEKPVIVGGGAAAVELAFSLTAWRDKNVPGNKGISLVTRGKF; encoded by the coding sequence ATGAAAAACCTCGTTCTCGTGGGTGGGGGCCATGCCAACCTCTCCATCATAAAAAAACAGAAAAAAGAGAGTCATCGTGATAAAAACTTTACCCTCATTTCCCCTGACCCCTATCAGTATTATTCGGGGATGTTTTCCGGTTTTGCGGAAGGGATTTATTCGCTTAACGACATTCGAATCGATTTGCAGTCTTTTTGTAACGCGCATGGTGTTACGTTTGTCTGCGATACGGCAGAACGGATCGAATCTGAGAAGAAGCAGCTGATTTTAAGTAACAACGAACCTCTTGCATATGATGCCCTGAGTGTTAACGCAGGCTCGTATGTTCAGGATCCTGTTCCCGGTGTCAGTGAGCATGCTTTATCCCTGAAACCGAATTTCCTTTTCCCGGAGGTGGTTGATCAACTCCGCTATTCAGAAAAACCGGTTATTGTGGGGGGAGGAGCAGCCGCCGTTGAGCTTGCTTTTTCATTAACCGCCTGGAGGGATAAGAACGTCCCGGGGAATAAAGGGATTTCTCTTGTGACGAGAGGGAAGTTTTAA
- a CDS encoding CDP-alcohol phosphatidyltransferase family protein, whose amino-acid sequence MLDTHARKYLQPLIGKTADQLLKLNLTANQVTVAAFIIGVSSGVFILMEMPVTAVLVLWISGFLDAVDGSMARKTASTPFGTVMDVTFDRLVEVSVILGLAFLYPDVMWALLLLSVSIIFSMTVFLTVGAVSEKRGVKSFYYQAGLAERTEGFILFSLMILFSSVLLYTTLLFLFVEVFTGMQRMLEAKRILSDTEGGG is encoded by the coding sequence ATGCTTGATACACATGCCAGAAAATACTTACAACCACTTATCGGAAAAACAGCCGATCAGCTTTTGAAGCTCAACCTGACTGCCAATCAGGTAACGGTAGCTGCATTTATTATCGGTGTGTCATCAGGGGTCTTTATTTTAATGGAAATGCCTGTCACCGCCGTCCTAGTCTTATGGATTTCCGGGTTTCTTGATGCCGTTGACGGGTCTATGGCAAGAAAGACTGCGTCCACCCCGTTTGGCACGGTGATGGATGTGACTTTTGACCGGCTTGTGGAAGTAAGTGTGATCCTTGGTCTCGCCTTTTTGTACCCGGATGTGATGTGGGCCCTGCTACTTCTGAGCGTTTCCATTATCTTTTCCATGACCGTGTTTTTAACAGTGGGAGCCGTATCGGAAAAAAGAGGAGTGAAATCGTTCTACTATCAGGCCGGACTGGCGGAGAGAACAGAAGGGTTCATTCTTTTCTCCCTGATGATTTTATTTTCTTCGGTACTCCTTTATACAACTCTGCTCTTTTTATTCGTTGAAGTGTTTACAGGCATGCAGAGGATGCTTGAAGCGAAAAGGATTCTTTCGGATACGGAAGGCGGCGGTTAG
- a CDS encoding ABC transporter ATP-binding protein, producing MDFLHIQQLKKTYEQQTVFENVTLSLQKGELLSLIGPSGTGKSTFLRCLAGLEGITKGEIKIDGKDMSNVRAEARPVVLMFQQPLLFPHMTVLENVTYGLRIRGIKKKERNEAGLAVLEKVELKDYGNQYPSECSGGQQQRIALARALVIKPQLLLLDEPFSSLDTKLRINLRSWIRSLLKKENMTAVFVTHDRDEASFMGDKLAVMGNKTILQTGSPKEVQERPESSSVTGVTGEGLALEGGVVPAKYLRLERGNPTGENGEKGTVERVWTLHGVVFYRVQLERTSVTVHSKRDLTVGEKIAVTWDEDSFVEYQREKGDNHA from the coding sequence ATGGATTTCCTGCATATACAGCAACTGAAAAAAACGTATGAGCAACAAACGGTCTTTGAAAATGTGACTCTTTCTTTGCAGAAAGGGGAATTACTAAGTTTAATAGGACCATCAGGTACAGGGAAAAGCACATTCCTCCGTTGCCTGGCAGGTCTCGAAGGTATAACCAAAGGGGAGATTAAAATTGACGGTAAGGACATGAGTAATGTTCGTGCGGAGGCACGTCCTGTAGTACTCATGTTTCAGCAGCCGTTACTGTTTCCTCATATGACAGTGTTGGAGAATGTGACATACGGACTGCGCATCCGTGGTATTAAGAAAAAAGAACGAAACGAAGCAGGACTTGCCGTACTTGAAAAAGTTGAACTGAAGGACTACGGGAACCAATACCCATCAGAGTGTTCCGGAGGGCAGCAGCAGCGGATAGCCCTCGCGAGAGCGCTGGTCATTAAACCTCAGCTCCTGTTGTTGGACGAGCCTTTTTCAAGTCTTGATACGAAGCTTCGTATTAACTTAAGGTCGTGGATTCGCAGTCTCCTGAAAAAAGAGAACATGACGGCTGTTTTTGTCACACACGACCGTGATGAAGCTTCTTTTATGGGGGACAAGCTGGCAGTGATGGGAAATAAAACGATATTGCAGACGGGATCACCAAAAGAAGTGCAGGAAAGACCGGAGTCTTCAAGTGTCACTGGTGTTACAGGAGAAGGACTTGCTCTGGAAGGTGGGGTCGTCCCTGCAAAATACTTGCGTTTAGAAAGGGGAAATCCCACTGGTGAAAACGGGGAGAAGGGTACGGTTGAGAGGGTCTGGACCTTGCACGGTGTCGTGTTTTATCGTGTACAGCTTGAACGTACGAGCGTGACCGTTCACAGCAAGCGGGATTTAACTGTCGGAGAGAAAATAGCTGTTACTTGGGACGAAGATTCGTTTGTGGAGTATCAAAGAGAAAAGGGCGATAATCATGCTTGA
- a CDS encoding ABC transporter permease, which produces MITVKKGVAALGLILSLIVFVIPIILLFLQSISTPWRFGMLFPDEFTLRGWNQVLSDPALLHSLLVTVGIGAAVIVLNLLIAIPAAKALASKDFSGKGVVDTLLFLPILIPVLAIAIGLHFAMIRFGLADSWTGVVLVHLIPTVPYSIRIFRSAFERTGARWEDQGRVLGSTDWQIFLHIQLPQFTSSIRAAVFLTMVISLSQYVLTVIIGGGRIVTLPMLYYPYVSSGNDTVLAAFSLLFAAVPVIVAGIVELLIRLLSPYPSQWNRRG; this is translated from the coding sequence ATGATTACTGTAAAAAAAGGTGTGGCGGCTTTAGGACTCATCCTCTCACTGATTGTCTTTGTGATCCCGATTATTCTGTTATTTCTTCAGAGTATATCCACACCCTGGCGGTTTGGGATGCTGTTTCCGGACGAATTCACGCTGCGTGGGTGGAATCAGGTTCTGTCCGATCCGGCACTGTTACATTCTTTGTTGGTTACGGTAGGAATAGGCGCCGCCGTAATCGTTTTAAATTTGCTGATTGCCATCCCGGCAGCAAAGGCTCTTGCCTCGAAAGACTTCAGCGGTAAGGGAGTAGTCGATACCCTGTTGTTTCTTCCTATTCTCATCCCGGTATTGGCTATTGCCATAGGTCTTCACTTTGCCATGATAAGATTCGGGCTCGCTGACTCTTGGACAGGGGTTGTCCTTGTGCATTTAATTCCTACGGTTCCTTATTCGATTCGGATATTCCGTTCAGCTTTTGAGCGAACAGGTGCCCGTTGGGAGGATCAGGGGAGAGTTCTTGGATCGACGGACTGGCAGATCTTCCTGCACATTCAACTGCCCCAATTCACCTCAAGTATCAGGGCTGCAGTGTTTCTGACGATGGTCATTTCCTTAAGTCAGTATGTTCTGACTGTCATTATCGGGGGCGGTCGGATTGTGACCCTGCCAATGCTCTATTACCCCTACGTGTCTTCTGGGAATGATACAGTTCTTGCTGCTTTCTCTTTACTCTTTGCAGCTGTGCCCGTGATCGTGGCTGGGATTGTTGAACTTTTGATCCGGCTGCTTTCCCCTTACCCGTCACAATGGAACAGGAGAGGATAA
- a CDS encoding ABC transporter permease translates to MKTWFQANKKTILLTLPASLLTLLTLYSIFQGLVFSFRDGWNEYWTMEAYTTLFSHPAFWDSLRFSLSVTMVSTVIALVAGTALAKVFYTYLARFHWKWLAWLPMLFPHFVAAYLIMVFFSQSGWIASLTYQLGLITDPAEFLILTNDQRGAGLILAYVWKEIPFVMLMMLPVFYEMDHRLKDAVTTLGGGSFRRFWDVEWKYIQPAMLEISVILFAFIIGAFEVPYLIGATYPQMLPVLSYNWFYGGDWGMRPSAFALIALLTLCILVFYYFLSRRIRRLRERMWGSV, encoded by the coding sequence TTGAAAACGTGGTTTCAGGCGAATAAAAAAACAATCTTACTCACCCTGCCTGCTTCTCTACTAACGCTGTTGACTCTTTATTCTATCTTTCAGGGACTGGTTTTCAGTTTCCGAGACGGGTGGAATGAGTATTGGACAATGGAGGCATACACAACATTGTTTTCCCATCCGGCCTTTTGGGACAGTCTTCGGTTCAGCCTGTCTGTAACCATGGTATCTACCGTCATTGCCCTGGTGGCAGGGACTGCTCTGGCAAAGGTGTTCTACACGTATCTTGCCCGCTTTCACTGGAAATGGCTTGCATGGCTTCCAATGTTGTTTCCTCATTTTGTGGCAGCTTATCTGATCATGGTGTTTTTTTCCCAGAGCGGGTGGATCGCATCCTTAACTTATCAGCTCGGGCTGATAACGGATCCCGCGGAATTTCTAATCCTCACAAACGATCAGCGTGGCGCCGGTCTGATCCTGGCTTATGTGTGGAAAGAAATACCCTTTGTCATGCTCATGATGCTGCCGGTCTTCTATGAGATGGATCACAGGCTTAAAGATGCAGTTACGACTCTGGGCGGGGGAAGTTTTCGGAGGTTTTGGGATGTGGAGTGGAAGTATATTCAGCCTGCAATGCTTGAGATCTCTGTGATCCTGTTTGCTTTTATTATTGGAGCTTTTGAAGTACCTTATCTGATCGGAGCGACCTACCCGCAAATGCTGCCGGTTTTAAGCTATAACTGGTTTTATGGGGGAGACTGGGGAATGCGTCCTTCTGCCTTTGCCCTAATAGCATTACTGACCCTTTGTATCCTTGTTTTCTATTATTTCCTCAGCAGGCGGATCCGGCGTCTCAGAGAGCGGATGTGGGGGTCGGTATGA
- a CDS encoding ABC transporter substrate-binding protein, whose protein sequence is MRKRLLPLVLTLLAACSTADGEENQEVLNKDWGEIEAGAADTEVRLYMWGGDEAINSYIDEWAAPRLEDLHGIKLTRVPMDTPDVLQRLQTERQAGQRDGSVDVMWINGENFRNAKERDLLYGSFSDILPNMEQYVDENSLDHQVDFGTDVDGYEAPWGKVQFVFVYDSEKVDTPPESFEELAEWIEDNPGKFTYPEATDFTGNAFLRHLLYSQFDEPEELLQMRSDDDEVEEKAAGVWQYLNRIEVNLWREGQTYPASITELDRLFWRGEVWMTMGYNEARVVNKVEEGSFPDSVRTFVLDSGSIGNTHFLSIPFNAPNPKGAMVVINELLSPEAQLEKLSPEGWGENTVLDVSLLLDEERSAFEAVDRGESVLDAETLGEAFLPELDAQFVPWLEEKWFENVVSGE, encoded by the coding sequence ATGAGAAAAAGGTTACTACCTTTGGTTCTTACCCTGCTGGCTGCTTGTTCAACAGCAGACGGGGAAGAGAATCAGGAAGTCCTTAATAAAGACTGGGGAGAAATTGAAGCGGGTGCTGCTGATACAGAAGTACGTCTTTATATGTGGGGCGGCGACGAAGCAATTAATTCATACATAGATGAGTGGGCGGCACCGCGGTTGGAGGACTTACACGGAATTAAATTAACCCGGGTTCCTATGGATACTCCGGATGTTCTTCAGCGCCTTCAGACAGAACGGCAGGCCGGTCAGAGGGACGGGTCTGTTGATGTGATGTGGATCAATGGAGAAAACTTCAGAAATGCCAAAGAGCGTGATCTCCTTTATGGTTCCTTTTCAGACATACTTCCGAACATGGAACAATACGTAGATGAAAACAGTCTCGATCATCAGGTTGATTTCGGAACTGATGTTGACGGCTATGAAGCGCCCTGGGGGAAAGTACAGTTTGTTTTTGTTTACGACAGCGAAAAAGTTGATACTCCGCCTGAATCCTTTGAAGAACTTGCAGAATGGATTGAGGATAATCCAGGCAAATTCACTTATCCTGAAGCGACCGACTTTACAGGAAATGCATTTCTCCGCCACTTGTTATATTCCCAGTTTGATGAACCGGAAGAGCTTCTGCAAATGAGGTCCGACGATGACGAGGTGGAAGAAAAAGCCGCAGGTGTATGGCAGTATTTAAACCGGATTGAGGTGAACCTGTGGCGTGAAGGACAAACGTATCCAGCATCTATCACAGAGCTTGACCGGCTGTTTTGGCGAGGCGAAGTATGGATGACAATGGGATACAACGAAGCCAGGGTTGTAAATAAAGTGGAAGAAGGGAGTTTCCCTGATTCTGTCCGGACGTTTGTTTTGGACAGCGGGTCAATCGGGAACACGCACTTCCTTTCCATTCCGTTTAATGCGCCAAACCCGAAAGGTGCCATGGTGGTCATTAATGAGCTATTGTCACCTGAAGCCCAGCTGGAAAAATTAAGCCCTGAAGGATGGGGTGAAAATACGGTGCTGGATGTCAGTCTTCTTCTGGATGAGGAGCGGTCGGCATTTGAAGCAGTGGACCGGGGAGAGTCTGTCCTGGATGCAGAAACGCTGGGTGAGGCATTTTTGCCCGAACTTGACGCTCAATTTGTACCGTGGCTGGAGGAGAAATGGTTTGAAAACGTGGTTTCAGGCGAATAA
- a CDS encoding TVP38/TMEM64 family protein, translating into MNDFIEGIPTIIERAGWLAPLIFILLHLIRPFLFLPVIVVCIAGGYFFGFFYGSLYSLVGLTLMSFFFYKVVDYFPSIRTRFSKMKQRIFKNRQLTLGQVMILRMLPFVHFHLLSLYLMEMTSSFKEYMKYSFGGLILPAMLFTAFGQAISEMSLTGSLITIGGLAVIFYLMGQKGPITYKWDKFFASRSRSRMSE; encoded by the coding sequence ATGAATGATTTCATTGAAGGCATTCCAACAATTATTGAACGAGCAGGTTGGCTGGCCCCTCTTATTTTTATTCTCCTTCACCTCATTCGTCCGTTTTTATTTTTACCTGTTATTGTAGTCTGTATTGCAGGAGGGTATTTTTTCGGCTTCTTTTACGGAAGTCTGTATTCCCTGGTCGGTCTTACATTAATGAGTTTTTTCTTTTACAAAGTTGTCGATTATTTCCCATCAATCAGAACCCGTTTTTCAAAGATGAAACAGCGGATCTTTAAAAACCGTCAGCTTACACTGGGGCAGGTCATGATATTAAGAATGCTCCCTTTCGTTCACTTTCATCTGTTAAGTCTCTACCTGATGGAAATGACGTCGTCTTTTAAAGAATATATGAAGTACTCTTTTGGGGGACTGATTCTGCCGGCTATGCTCTTTACAGCCTTTGGTCAGGCCATAAGTGAGATGTCGTTAACAGGATCTCTCATTACAATTGGAGGTCTTGCCGTCATTTTTTATTTGATGGGCCAAAAGGGTCCGATTACGTATAAATGGGATAAATTCTTTGCATCAAGATCCCGATCGAGAATGTCTGAATAA
- a CDS encoding DUF1294 domain-containing protein: MVQGVIMYFLCYYGIINVLAFVVMWNDKRKAQKQVRRTSEQSLITWAAFGGAFGMLFASKTFRHKTRKKTFSIGLPFLCLLHIALFALLVWLAGSMYG; this comes from the coding sequence ATGGTACAAGGCGTGATCATGTATTTTCTATGTTATTATGGAATTATTAACGTACTTGCATTTGTCGTCATGTGGAATGATAAACGAAAAGCGCAAAAGCAGGTCAGAAGAACATCTGAGCAATCCCTTATTACATGGGCTGCATTTGGCGGTGCATTTGGAATGCTTTTTGCATCAAAAACGTTCAGACATAAAACGAGGAAAAAAACCTTTTCAATCGGATTGCCGTTTTTATGCTTACTGCATATTGCTTTATTTGCTTTACTTGTGTGGCTTGCCGGTTCCATGTATGGATAA
- the rplT gene encoding 50S ribosomal protein L20: MARVKGGYVARRRRKKVLKLAKGYHGSKHRLFKSAQGQVMKSLQYAYRDRKQKKRDFRKLWITRINAAARINGLSYNRFMHGLKQAGIEMNRKMLADIAVNDEQGFAALAEKAKANLK; the protein is encoded by the coding sequence ATGGCTCGAGTAAAAGGCGGATATGTAGCACGTCGTCGTCGTAAAAAAGTTTTAAAGCTAGCTAAAGGTTACCACGGTTCCAAACACCGTTTATTTAAATCAGCACAAGGACAAGTAATGAAGTCCTTACAATATGCTTACCGTGACCGCAAACAGAAGAAGCGTGATTTCCGTAAGCTATGGATCACACGTATCAATGCTGCGGCTCGCATTAACGGTCTTTCTTACAACCGTTTCATGCACGGTCTTAAGCAGGCTGGTATCGAAATGAACCGTAAAATGCTTGCTGACATTGCTGTAAACGACGAGCAGGGCTTCGCGGCTCTTGCTGAAAAAGCAAAAGCTAACCTTAAGTAA
- the rpmI gene encoding 50S ribosomal protein L35: MPKMKTHRGAAKRFKRTGTGKLKRSQGYTSHLAANKSTKQKRKLRKASMVSKGDQKRIDAMLPR, translated from the coding sequence ATGCCTAAAATGAAAACACACAGAGGCGCAGCAAAACGTTTCAAGAGAACGGGAACTGGCAAGTTGAAGCGTTCCCAAGGCTACACTAGCCACCTTGCTGCTAACAAATCAACTAAACAAAAGCGCAAGCTTCGTAAAGCTTCAATGGTTTCCAAAGGTGACCAGAAGCGTATCGACGCAATGCTGCCAAGATAA
- the infC gene encoding translation initiation factor IF-3, with protein MFINESIRAREVRLVGANGDQIGVKPKSEALEMAQNANLDLVMVAPNAKPPVCRIMDYGKFRYEQQKKEKEARKNQKIVNLKEVRLSPNIEEHDFNTKLRNARKFLSKGDKVKAAIRFRGRAITHSELGKKVLEQLAEECKDIATIESKPKMEGRSMFLVLAPTNEK; from the coding sequence ATGTTCATTAACGAATCTATTCGTGCTCGTGAAGTACGACTGGTAGGAGCGAACGGTGATCAGATTGGTGTAAAACCCAAGAGTGAAGCGTTGGAAATGGCCCAAAACGCTAACCTTGACCTTGTTATGGTTGCACCGAACGCAAAACCGCCGGTATGCCGCATCATGGATTATGGTAAGTTCCGTTACGAGCAGCAGAAAAAAGAAAAAGAAGCTCGGAAAAACCAAAAAATCGTGAACTTAAAAGAAGTTCGCTTAAGCCCGAACATTGAGGAGCATGACTTCAACACGAAGTTACGTAATGCCCGCAAGTTCCTGAGCAAAGGTGACAAAGTAAAAGCTGCGATCCGTTTCCGCGGACGTGCGATTACTCACTCTGAACTCGGTAAAAAAGTGCTTGAGCAGCTTGCTGAAGAATGTAAAGACATTGCTACCATCGAGTCTAAGCCGAAGATGGAAGGCCGCAGCATGTTCTTAGTGCTTGCGCCGACTAACGAAAAGTAA
- a CDS encoding transposase, with translation MRILDSTSFALLRSYSSYRGSTKSGVKIQLEYDILSGEILLIEVQEGRWSDVAFSKETTGTIKEKALLVRDLGNHAIDIFSDILTKNAYFLSRLKTNINVYRIWENAFEPVNLEEETNHLMPGESLQLNDVYFKI, from the coding sequence ATTCGCATCCTTGACTCCACTTCTTTTGCATTACTTCGTTCTTATTCTTCTTATCGTGGATCAACGAAATCTGGTGTAAAGATACAGTTGGAGTATGACATTCTTTCAGGAGAAATATTGTTAATTGAAGTGCAGGAAGGAAGGTGGAGTGATGTAGCTTTTTCGAAAGAGACAACAGGAACTATTAAAGAAAAGGCCCTCTTGGTTCGTGATTTAGGCAACCACGCGATAGATATCTTCAGTGATATACTGACGAAGAACGCATATTTCTTATCACGCTTAAAAACAAATATCAACGTTTACAGAATATGGGAAAATGCTTTTGAACCGGTAAACCTTGAAGAAGAGACAAACCATTTGATGCCTGGAGAATCACTTCAATTAAATGATGTTTACTTTAAGATATAA
- the thrS gene encoding threonine--tRNA ligase: MAEVNQAIVLAFPDGKEKEFPQGTTTEDVAASISPGLKKKAVAGKLDGSPIDLKAPITQSGNIEIVTLDSDDGLEILRHSSAHLLAQAVKRLFDNVKLGVGPVIEGGFYYDIDMEHTLTPEDLPKIEKEMKRIADENLAIERKEVSREEAVRRYEEIGDDLKLELLKDIPEGEKISIYEQGEFFDLCRGVHLPSTGKIKKFKLMTINGAYWRGDSKNKMLQRIYGTAFEKQGQLDEHLKMLEEAKERDHRKLGKELGIFTVNQKVGQGLPLWLPKGATIRRTVERYIVDLEEKLGYDHVYTPVLGSSELYKTSGHWDHYQDDMFPSMKMDNEELVLRPMNCPHHMMVYKHQKYSYRNLPVRIAELGTMHRHEMSGALAGLQRVRAMTLNDAHIFCRPDQMKEEFIRVVELIQNVYRDFGIDNYYFRLSYRDPADTEKYVDNDEMWEKAQALLKEAMDDMKVEYVEAEGEAAFYGPKLDVQVKTALGKDETLSTVQLDFHLPERFDLTYVGDDGNEHRPVVIHRGVVSTMERFVAFLLEEYKGALPVWLSPVQVQLIGVSDVHDEYVRKVEDKLREAGARVHVDGRNEKLGYKIREAQMQKIPYLLVLGDKEIESGSVNVRRYGQKETQVVGLDEFVDQIQQDIRERR, translated from the coding sequence ATGGCAGAAGTTAACCAAGCAATTGTACTGGCGTTTCCGGATGGAAAAGAGAAGGAGTTTCCACAAGGGACGACAACAGAAGATGTAGCTGCTTCCATCAGCCCGGGGCTTAAGAAAAAAGCTGTGGCGGGAAAACTCGACGGCAGTCCGATCGACCTAAAAGCCCCGATTACCCAGTCCGGAAATATTGAAATTGTGACACTCGACAGTGACGACGGTCTGGAAATACTCCGTCACAGTTCAGCACACCTTCTTGCACAGGCAGTAAAGCGCCTGTTTGACAATGTAAAACTGGGAGTAGGGCCAGTCATTGAAGGCGGTTTTTACTACGACATCGATATGGAGCACACACTGACTCCGGAAGATCTTCCGAAGATCGAAAAGGAAATGAAGCGTATTGCAGACGAAAACCTTGCTATCGAGCGTAAGGAAGTCAGCCGTGAAGAAGCGGTCCGCCGCTACGAAGAAATCGGTGACGACCTGAAGCTTGAGCTACTTAAGGATATTCCTGAAGGGGAAAAAATCAGCATCTATGAGCAGGGAGAATTCTTTGACCTTTGCCGGGGCGTTCACCTTCCGTCTACCGGGAAAATCAAGAAATTCAAGCTTATGACAATCAACGGTGCTTACTGGCGCGGGGACAGTAAAAACAAAATGCTTCAGCGTATTTACGGAACTGCGTTTGAAAAACAGGGGCAGCTTGATGAGCACCTGAAGATGCTTGAAGAAGCAAAAGAGCGTGATCACCGTAAGCTGGGTAAAGAACTTGGAATCTTTACAGTAAACCAAAAAGTAGGTCAGGGACTTCCACTCTGGCTTCCAAAAGGAGCAACAATCCGCCGCACTGTAGAGCGCTACATCGTTGATCTTGAAGAAAAGCTTGGCTACGATCACGTGTATACGCCGGTATTAGGAAGCTCCGAGCTTTACAAAACATCCGGTCATTGGGATCACTATCAGGATGACATGTTCCCTTCCATGAAGATGGATAACGAAGAGCTCGTTCTTCGTCCGATGAACTGTCCTCACCATATGATGGTTTACAAGCATCAGAAGTACAGCTACCGCAATTTACCGGTACGTATCGCTGAGCTTGGTACAATGCACCGTCACGAAATGAGTGGTGCTCTTGCGGGGCTTCAGCGTGTTCGTGCCATGACACTCAACGATGCTCACATCTTCTGCCGTCCCGATCAAATGAAAGAAGAGTTCATCCGTGTAGTGGAACTCATTCAGAACGTTTACCGTGACTTTGGCATCGACAACTACTACTTCCGCCTCTCCTACCGCGATCCGGCAGATACTGAGAAGTATGTAGACAACGATGAAATGTGGGAAAAAGCACAGGCACTCTTAAAAGAAGCCATGGACGATATGAAAGTAGAGTACGTGGAAGCCGAAGGAGAAGCGGCTTTCTACGGTCCGAAGCTTGACGTACAGGTGAAGACAGCGCTTGGAAAAGACGAGACACTCTCAACTGTTCAGCTCGACTTCCACCTGCCGGAACGCTTTGACCTCACTTACGTAGGGGACGATGGAAACGAGCATCGCCCGGTTGTTATCCACCGTGGTGTTGTATCTACCATGGAACGGTTTGTGGCATTCCTTCTTGAAGAGTACAAAGGTGCCCTTCCGGTATGGCTTTCACCGGTACAGGTTCAGCTGATAGGTGTAAGTGACGTTCACGACGAATACGTCCGCAAAGTGGAAGACAAGCTTCGTGAAGCCGGAGCCCGCGTACACGTGGACGGCCGGAACGAAAAGCTCGGCTATAAAATCCGTGAAGCACAGATGCAAAAAATTCCGTACCTCCTCGTTCTTGGGGATAAAGAGATCGAGTCGGGCAGTGTAAACGTACGCCGCTACGGACAAAAGGAAACACAAGTTGTCGGCCTCGACGAGTTCGTTGATCAAATTCAACAGGATATTCGAGAACGCCGTTAA